The Erythrobacter aurantius genome includes a window with the following:
- a CDS encoding sterol desaturase family protein, which yields MPDFSPTQYAVPLFVAAVLAEMVWARFRRPEAYEPMDTLVSLAFGLGSTVAGALFGGFALYLFIATYEYRLFDFGPEWWSVWWAWPVCFVLDDLKYYWVHRAGHRIRWMWASHVNHHSSQHYNLSTALRQSWTGAFTFGFLFAIPLVLLGFHPAMIAICGGFNLIYQFWIHTEAIDRMPRWFEAVMNTPSHHRVHHATNPRYLDRNYAGVFIVWDKMFGTFEPETNEERIRYGIVKQLGSFNLLWSVFHEWIGMLADIWRSPWKHKLSYLLREPGWTHDGSRETSDMIRERWRKNIGRSAAPNSVAPRNPIAGQGEAA from the coding sequence ATGCCCGACTTTTCTCCCACCCAATATGCTGTCCCGCTTTTCGTCGCGGCCGTCCTAGCCGAGATGGTTTGGGCGAGGTTTCGCCGCCCTGAAGCCTACGAGCCCATGGACACGCTTGTCAGCCTTGCATTCGGCCTCGGATCAACCGTCGCAGGTGCACTATTTGGCGGATTTGCGCTCTACCTCTTCATCGCGACATACGAGTATCGCCTGTTCGATTTCGGGCCTGAATGGTGGTCTGTCTGGTGGGCATGGCCGGTTTGCTTCGTTCTGGACGATCTGAAGTATTACTGGGTCCACCGCGCGGGGCATCGCATTCGCTGGATGTGGGCAAGTCATGTGAACCACCATTCCAGCCAGCACTACAATCTTTCGACAGCGCTCAGGCAAAGCTGGACGGGCGCCTTTACCTTCGGGTTCCTCTTTGCCATTCCGCTCGTGCTGCTCGGATTTCACCCGGCGATGATCGCGATCTGTGGCGGGTTCAACCTCATCTACCAGTTCTGGATCCATACCGAGGCAATCGACAGGATGCCGCGCTGGTTCGAAGCGGTAATGAACACACCTTCTCACCACCGGGTCCATCATGCGACGAATCCCCGATATCTGGATCGAAACTATGCCGGGGTTTTCATTGTCTGGGACAAGATGTTCGGGACGTTCGAGCCGGAAACCAACGAGGAAAGAATCCGCTACGGAATTGTGAAGCAGCTGGGCAGCTTCAACCTGCTGTGGTCGGTGTTCCATGAATGGATCGGGATGCTCGCCGATATCTGGCGCAGTCCCTGGAAGCACAAGTTGTCTTATCTCCTGCGGGAACCAGGCTGGACACACGACGGAAGCCGGGAAACATCGGACATGATCCGCGAAAGATGGCGCAAGAACATCGGGCGGTCCGCCGCGCCAAATTCAGTTGCACCCAGAAACCCGATTGCAGGCCAAGGCGAAGCTGCCTAA
- a CDS encoding ammonium transporter — protein sequence MKLFFSKLAAMGAGAVMIAQPALAAPAAEAAAAVPNPGNNAWMMTATILVLLMILPGLALFYGGLTRSKNMLSTMTQIGATAALAMLIWVMWGYSLAFGDTTYEGTLGLFISGGSYFLAGTDASSTAATFTDEVISKYVFISFQMTFAAITAALILGATAERMKFSATMMFVPIWLTIVYFPIAHMVWAGGGLLFEDGALDFAGGTVVHINAGVSGLVLAYLLGKRRGWPQEPMMPHSLTLTMVGTGLLWVGWFGFNAGSALEADGSAGLAMINTFVATAAGALTWMVIERAAGHKGSALGFCSGVIAGLVAVTPAAGNSGPFGAILLGILSSAVCYFFVAKVKTKFGYDDSLDAFGIHGIGGIVGAIGTAVVYQPFLAGPGDGSTPLGDQLWVQIFSVLVTIAWAGIGTLIAAYAVKLTIGLRVDEETEVDGLDIAEHGERAYN from the coding sequence ATGAAACTATTCTTCTCGAAATTGGCCGCCATGGGCGCGGGCGCGGTGATGATCGCGCAGCCTGCTCTGGCAGCCCCTGCTGCTGAGGCTGCGGCGGCGGTGCCCAATCCCGGCAACAACGCCTGGATGATGACCGCAACGATCCTCGTTCTGCTGATGATCCTGCCGGGCCTGGCGCTGTTCTACGGCGGTCTGACGCGCTCGAAGAACATGCTTTCGACCATGACGCAGATCGGCGCCACCGCCGCATTGGCAATGCTGATCTGGGTCATGTGGGGTTATTCGCTGGCCTTCGGCGATACCACTTACGAAGGCACGCTTGGCCTGTTCATCAGCGGGGGCAGCTATTTCCTCGCCGGAACCGATGCCAGCAGCACCGCTGCGACCTTCACCGATGAAGTCATCAGCAAATATGTCTTCATCAGCTTCCAGATGACCTTCGCCGCGATCACGGCTGCGCTTATCCTTGGCGCCACCGCAGAGCGTATGAAGTTCAGCGCGACGATGATGTTCGTGCCGATCTGGCTTACCATCGTCTATTTCCCGATTGCCCACATGGTATGGGCCGGTGGTGGTCTTCTGTTCGAAGATGGCGCGCTGGACTTCGCCGGTGGCACCGTGGTTCACATCAATGCTGGTGTGTCCGGTCTCGTGCTCGCTTACCTGCTCGGCAAGCGTCGCGGTTGGCCGCAAGAGCCGATGATGCCGCACAGCCTCACGCTGACCATGGTCGGTACGGGTCTGCTGTGGGTGGGCTGGTTCGGCTTCAACGCCGGGTCGGCGCTGGAAGCAGACGGATCGGCAGGCCTTGCCATGATCAACACATTTGTGGCCACTGCGGCAGGTGCACTGACCTGGATGGTGATCGAGCGTGCAGCGGGCCACAAGGGTTCGGCACTGGGCTTTTGCTCGGGCGTGATCGCCGGTCTCGTCGCGGTGACCCCGGCAGCTGGTAACAGCGGTCCGTTCGGCGCGATCCTGCTCGGTATTCTGTCGTCGGCGGTCTGCTACTTCTTCGTCGCCAAGGTGAAGACGAAGTTCGGCTATGATGACTCGCTCGATGCTTTCGGCATCCACGGGATCGGCGGTATCGTCGGCGCCATTGGCACCGCGGTGGTCTACCAGCCGTTCCTCGCTGGCCCTGGCGATGGTTCGACGCCGCTGGGTGACCAGCTGTGGGTCCAGATCTTCAGCGTCCTCGTGACGATTGCCTGGGCCGGCATCGGTACTCTGATCGCCGCCTATGCAGTCAAGCTGACGATCGGCCTGCGTGTTGACGAAGAGACTGAAGTTGATGGTCTCGACATTGCCGAACACGGCGAGCGCGCCTACAACTGA
- a CDS encoding peptide chain release factor 3 translates to MSNRRTFAIISHPDAGKTTLTEKLLLQGGAIHLAGEVKARGAARRARSDWMKIEQQRGISVTSSVMTFEREGVTFNLLDTPGHEDFSEDTYRTLTAVDSAVMVIDAAKGIEPQTRKLFEVCRLRSVPIITFVNKVDREGRDPFETLDEVADMLALDVSPQMWPIGMGGQFEGLLDFASGEVSRPEGPSKEFLGKRDSDPAIPEEYAEEIELAQVGYPEFDLEAYRNGDLTPVYFGSALKNFGVTELIEAIARFAPPPRPQPAGEEQIPPTRDEVTGFIFKVQANMDPNHRDRIAFMRQVSGTFKRGMKLTPSGLGKPIAVHSPILFFAQDREIADTAEAGDIIGIPNHGTLRVGDTLSERNQVRFTGLPNFAPEILRRVQLKDPTKTKQLRKALDDLSEEGVIQVFYPEIGASHIVGVVGQLQLEVLISRLEAEYKVEAALEASPFATARWLKGDEKALNEFESFNRANLARDRDGDLVFMAKSPWDVNYQMEKNPDLTFSATKER, encoded by the coding sequence ATGTCAAACAGAAGAACTTTCGCGATCATTTCGCACCCTGATGCGGGCAAGACCACGCTGACGGAAAAGCTGCTGCTGCAGGGCGGCGCGATCCACCTGGCCGGTGAGGTCAAGGCGCGCGGTGCGGCGCGGCGTGCGCGGTCGGACTGGATGAAGATCGAGCAACAGCGCGGCATCTCGGTCACTTCGTCAGTGATGACTTTCGAGCGCGAGGGCGTGACCTTCAACCTGCTGGACACACCAGGTCACGAGGACTTCTCGGAAGACACTTACCGCACGCTGACGGCCGTCGACAGCGCGGTGATGGTGATTGACGCGGCCAAGGGGATCGAGCCGCAGACCCGCAAGCTGTTCGAGGTGTGCCGCCTGCGTTCGGTTCCGATCATCACCTTCGTCAACAAGGTCGACCGTGAGGGCCGCGATCCGTTCGAGACGCTGGACGAGGTTGCGGACATGCTCGCGCTCGACGTCAGCCCGCAGATGTGGCCGATCGGCATGGGCGGCCAGTTCGAGGGCCTGCTGGACTTCGCTTCGGGCGAAGTAAGCCGTCCCGAAGGCCCGTCGAAGGAGTTTCTGGGCAAGCGAGACAGCGATCCCGCCATCCCTGAAGAATATGCCGAGGAAATCGAGCTGGCTCAGGTCGGCTATCCCGAATTCGACCTTGAAGCGTACCGCAACGGCGATCTGACCCCGGTGTACTTCGGGTCGGCATTGAAGAATTTCGGCGTGACCGAGCTGATAGAGGCGATTGCCCGTTTCGCTCCGCCGCCGCGTCCGCAGCCTGCGGGTGAAGAGCAGATCCCGCCCACCCGCGACGAAGTCACCGGCTTCATCTTCAAGGTGCAGGCCAATATGGACCCGAACCACCGAGATCGCATTGCCTTCATGCGTCAGGTGTCGGGCACGTTCAAACGCGGCATGAAGCTGACGCCCAGTGGACTGGGCAAGCCGATCGCGGTGCATTCGCCGATCCTGTTTTTCGCGCAGGATCGCGAGATTGCGGACACCGCCGAAGCGGGCGACATCATCGGGATTCCGAACCATGGCACCTTGAGGGTGGGCGATACCTTGTCCGAGCGGAATCAGGTGCGCTTTACCGGCCTGCCCAACTTCGCCCCCGAAATCCTGCGGCGGGTCCAGCTGAAGGACCCGACCAAGACCAAGCAGTTGAGGAAGGCGCTGGATGACCTGTCCGAAGAGGGCGTGATCCAGGTTTTCTATCCGGAGATTGGTGCGAGCCACATTGTCGGCGTGGTCGGGCAGCTTCAGCTCGAAGTTCTGATCTCCAGGCTGGAGGCGGAATACAAGGTGGAAGCCGCGCTTGAGGCATCGCCATTTGCCACCGCGCGTTGGCTGAAGGGCGATGAGAAGGCGCTCAACGAGTTCGAGAGCTTCAACCGAGCCAATCTTGCCCGCGACCGCGATGGTGATCTGGTGTTCATGGCGAAAAGCCCGTGGGACGTGAACTACCAGATGGAAAAGAACCCTGACCTAACCTTTTCGGCGACGAAGGAAAGGTAA
- a CDS encoding alpha/beta fold hydrolase encodes MNAHTPSSGPTSQTFISQRLRLNYEDWGGRGKPPLVLVHGGRDHARSWDWTAEALREDYHVIAMDHRGHGDSDWVSDGNYSAGDMVYDLAQLIHQLGVGPVRIVSHSMGGNVALRYAGMFPEMVTKLVAIEGLGPSPEWRDKQRATPYPERMREWIEKKRSAAGRTPRKYDSIEAAFARMIEENSYLTEDQARHLTIHGVNRNEDGTYSWKFDPHLNVWGVEDVADEFIEATWGAITCPTLLLYGADSWASNPEKDGRIRHFKTAKVIEFEKAGHWLHHDQFDRFIAVLRDFL; translated from the coding sequence ATGAACGCACATACCCCTTCATCCGGCCCGACATCGCAAACCTTCATCTCGCAGCGCCTGCGTCTCAATTACGAGGATTGGGGCGGACGCGGTAAGCCGCCGCTCGTGCTGGTCCATGGCGGGCGCGATCACGCGCGCAGCTGGGACTGGACCGCAGAGGCCTTGCGCGAGGACTATCACGTCATTGCCATGGACCACCGTGGGCACGGCGACAGCGATTGGGTATCCGACGGCAACTACTCCGCGGGCGACATGGTCTATGATCTGGCCCAGTTGATCCATCAGCTTGGCGTCGGGCCGGTTCGCATTGTGTCCCATTCGATGGGGGGCAACGTCGCATTGCGCTATGCGGGCATGTTCCCCGAAATGGTGACGAAGCTGGTCGCGATCGAAGGGCTGGGGCCATCGCCCGAATGGCGCGACAAGCAAAGGGCGACCCCTTACCCAGAGCGCATGCGCGAATGGATCGAGAAGAAGCGTTCCGCCGCTGGCCGCACCCCTCGGAAATACGACAGCATCGAAGCCGCCTTTGCCCGGATGATCGAGGAGAATTCCTATCTGACCGAGGATCAGGCGCGGCATCTGACAATCCATGGCGTGAACCGCAACGAAGACGGCACCTACAGCTGGAAATTCGACCCGCACCTGAATGTCTGGGGCGTCGAGGATGTTGCAGACGAATTCATCGAGGCGACATGGGGCGCGATCACCTGCCCGACACTGCTGCTCTATGGCGCAGACAGCTGGGCGTCCAATCCGGAAAAGGATGGTCGTATCCGCCACTTCAAGACAGCGAAAGTGATCGAGTTCGAGAAGGCGGGGCACTGGCTCCATCACGATCAGTTCGATCGCTTCATCGCGGTGTTGCGCGATTTTCTCTGA
- a CDS encoding pyridoxamine 5'-phosphate oxidase family protein yields the protein MSDFFKALEPKHVAMIEQQPLFFVATAAADGRINLSPKGYDAFRVLGPGRVAYLDLGGSGNETHAHLVAPQADAGRITIMFCNFQQPALILRIYGKGRPVLPQDDEWDDLAGHFTLLPGTRQIFVIEIESVQTSCGWGVPFMSFEVERDTLKKYHGNSDPAEWEAKMAKRTSSIDGLPTRPTARYIAGE from the coding sequence ATGTCCGATTTCTTCAAAGCGCTAGAGCCCAAGCATGTGGCGATGATCGAACAGCAGCCACTTTTCTTTGTCGCGACGGCCGCCGCCGATGGCCGGATCAACCTCAGCCCGAAGGGTTATGACGCCTTTCGGGTTCTAGGGCCGGGTCGGGTCGCCTATCTGGATCTGGGCGGCTCGGGAAATGAGACGCACGCCCACCTTGTCGCTCCGCAGGCAGATGCCGGGCGGATCACGATCATGTTCTGCAATTTCCAGCAGCCGGCCCTTATTCTGCGCATCTATGGCAAGGGGCGGCCCGTGCTGCCTCAGGATGATGAGTGGGATGATCTGGCCGGGCATTTTACCCTGTTGCCGGGTACCCGTCAGATCTTCGTGATTGAGATCGAAAGCGTTCAGACAAGCTGCGGGTGGGGCGTGCCTTTCATGAGCTTCGAGGTTGAACGCGATACGCTCAAGAAGTATCATGGCAACAGCGATCCTGCCGAATGGGAGGCCAAAATGGCGAAGCGCACCAGCAGCATCGACGGGCTGCCGACGCGGCCCACCGCGCGCTATATTGCTGGCGAGTGA
- a CDS encoding P-II family nitrogen regulator has product MKFIIAIIKPFKLDEVREALGAIGVAGMTVSEVKGFGRQKGQTEIYRGAEYSTNMLPKVKLEIAASDDIAAQVVETIQQTANTEAIGDGKIFVLDLASATRIRTGESGETAL; this is encoded by the coding sequence ATGAAGTTCATCATCGCCATCATAAAACCATTCAAGCTCGATGAGGTCCGCGAAGCGCTGGGTGCCATCGGGGTCGCCGGGATGACAGTTTCCGAAGTCAAGGGTTTCGGTCGCCAGAAGGGCCAGACAGAAATCTATCGCGGCGCGGAATATTCCACCAACATGCTGCCCAAGGTGAAGCTCGAAATCGCCGCCAGCGACGACATCGCTGCGCAGGTGGTCGAGACGATCCAGCAGACCGCCAACACCGAAGCGATCGGTGACGGCAAGATTTTCGTACTCGACCTAGCATCGGCGACCCGGATCCGCACAGGCGAATCCGGTGAAACCGCGCTCTGA
- a CDS encoding amidohydrolase encodes MKLLGTIFSTTALGALALGTAPLAADNHAGPDPIAVVDSQADRTARVAQELWDLAELGYLESRSSGLMQAELASEGFRIESGIAEIPTAFVAEWGEGGPIIAILAEMDALPGINQSGASTRDPVEGKGAGHACGHNLFGAGSLTAAIAVKKWLEATGTPGRIRLYGTPAEEGGSGKVYMTRAGLFDDVDIAIHWHADDENSAAARTSLANRSAKFRFTGVSAHAAGAPERGRSALDGAEAMNMMANMMHEHMPQDARMHYVITSGGNAPNVVPDFAEVFYYVRHPDPAGVEAIWERLENAARGAALGTGTEVDWEIIHGNNPLLVNETLARAMQAKLEMVGGVNYSSEERAWAEELQKSLGDAAEPLESAAEIQPYTRSLGYGSTDVGDVSWATPTVGVRTATWVPGTSAHSWQAVAASGHSIGHKGAQVAAKAMALMAVDLFTNEDLRNAARAEFDAARGPDYVYRSLLGDRAPPLDYRQ; translated from the coding sequence ATGAAACTGCTTGGAACGATTTTCTCGACCACCGCCCTCGGGGCATTGGCTCTTGGGACTGCCCCGCTAGCGGCTGACAACCACGCAGGGCCGGATCCAATTGCCGTGGTGGATTCGCAAGCAGATCGTACGGCGCGGGTTGCGCAGGAACTGTGGGACTTGGCCGAGCTTGGTTATCTCGAATCGCGCTCAAGCGGATTGATGCAGGCCGAACTCGCGAGCGAAGGATTCCGGATTGAGTCGGGGATTGCGGAAATTCCTACCGCCTTCGTCGCCGAATGGGGGGAAGGCGGGCCGATCATCGCGATCCTGGCGGAAATGGATGCACTCCCTGGTATCAACCAGTCGGGCGCTTCCACCCGCGATCCGGTGGAGGGCAAGGGTGCCGGGCACGCTTGTGGCCACAACCTGTTCGGGGCAGGTTCGCTAACCGCCGCGATTGCAGTGAAGAAATGGCTTGAAGCTACGGGAACGCCGGGCCGCATCCGCTTGTATGGAACGCCTGCGGAAGAGGGCGGATCGGGCAAGGTCTACATGACCCGCGCGGGCTTGTTCGACGATGTCGATATTGCGATTCACTGGCATGCGGATGACGAAAACAGCGCTGCTGCAAGGACCAGTCTAGCCAATCGTTCCGCCAAATTCCGGTTCACCGGGGTTTCGGCCCATGCAGCTGGCGCGCCTGAGCGCGGCCGCAGTGCGCTCGACGGTGCGGAAGCGATGAACATGATGGCCAATATGATGCATGAGCATATGCCTCAGGATGCGCGCATGCATTATGTCATTACCAGCGGCGGCAATGCTCCTAATGTGGTCCCTGATTTTGCCGAGGTCTTCTATTATGTCCGGCATCCTGATCCCGCTGGTGTTGAGGCGATATGGGAACGACTTGAGAATGCGGCCCGGGGCGCAGCATTGGGAACCGGTACCGAGGTCGACTGGGAAATCATTCACGGCAACAACCCCCTGCTGGTGAATGAAACGCTTGCTCGTGCGATGCAGGCAAAACTCGAGATGGTTGGCGGCGTCAATTATTCGTCCGAAGAACGTGCATGGGCTGAGGAATTGCAGAAATCGCTGGGTGATGCAGCCGAGCCGCTTGAAAGCGCGGCTGAAATCCAGCCGTACACGCGAAGCCTCGGCTATGGCTCAACCGATGTGGGTGACGTTTCCTGGGCGACACCAACGGTCGGAGTTCGTACTGCTACCTGGGTCCCCGGAACAAGCGCACATAGCTGGCAAGCCGTCGCGGCTAGCGGGCATTCGATCGGTCACAAAGGAGCGCAAGTGGCGGCCAAGGCCATGGCCTTGATGGCAGTCGACCTCTTCACCAACGAAGATCTCCGCAATGCTGCCCGGGCTGAGTTTGATGCCGCTCGCGGGCCGGATTACGTCTATCGTTCGCTGCTCGGAGACAGGGCTCCCCCGCTCGATTATCGCCAGTAG
- a CDS encoding GMC family oxidoreductase codes for MESFDYIVIGGGSGGSAAAGRLAVDGTRRVCLIEAGGRNDNILIKTPGFMPFIRNSSNYKYETVPQKGLNGRIGYQPRGKGLGGSSAINAMVYIRGHKWDYDNWAALGCDGWSYDDVLPYFKKAESNERGEDAYHGAGGPLFVSNQRSPNPTSLAFVEAAAELQLRTNDDFNGERQEGFGLYQVTQRDGERWSAARGYVEPIREQGNFAVRTNTLVERLVVEQGRVTGVMVRRGGRSEMLYARRGVILSAGAFNSPQILMLSGIGPAEHLKQHGIDVVLDRAAVGSNLQDHIDYVSGWQTTSDVPIGGTLKGTLKMAGAIFEHRRKRTGAMTTCYAEAGGFWTVMPASPAPDVQWHFVPAVLEDHGRENVKGYGFSLHACVLRPESRGTVRLGSRDIAAAPVIDPNFLDDDRDIAVLREGVRLSHRIADAPALQAFGPTDRHPVDLNDDAALDELIRNRADTVYHPVGTCRMGADDEAVVDPTLKVRGLDGLWIADASIMPRLVSGNTNAPSIMIGERCADFVKAAETVPA; via the coding sequence ATGGAAAGTTTTGACTACATCGTCATTGGCGGTGGCAGTGGCGGCAGCGCGGCAGCGGGACGACTTGCCGTTGATGGAACACGCCGGGTATGCCTGATCGAAGCGGGCGGGCGGAATGACAATATTCTCATCAAGACCCCCGGCTTCATGCCCTTCATCCGCAATTCCTCGAACTACAAATACGAGACGGTGCCGCAAAAAGGATTGAACGGCCGGATCGGATACCAGCCGCGGGGCAAGGGGCTGGGCGGCTCATCAGCCATCAACGCGATGGTCTATATCCGCGGGCACAAGTGGGATTACGACAATTGGGCTGCACTCGGCTGCGACGGGTGGTCCTATGATGACGTGCTGCCCTACTTCAAGAAGGCGGAATCGAACGAGCGCGGCGAAGATGCCTACCACGGCGCAGGTGGCCCCCTGTTCGTTTCGAACCAGCGATCTCCAAACCCGACCAGCCTCGCCTTCGTCGAAGCCGCTGCCGAATTGCAATTGCGCACAAACGACGATTTCAATGGAGAACGGCAGGAAGGCTTTGGCCTGTATCAGGTCACTCAGCGCGATGGGGAACGCTGGTCTGCCGCGCGCGGCTATGTCGAACCGATCCGCGAGCAGGGGAATTTCGCGGTCCGCACCAACACTCTGGTCGAGCGGCTGGTGGTCGAACAAGGCCGTGTGACGGGCGTCATGGTGAGACGTGGCGGACGGTCGGAAATGCTCTATGCCCGGCGGGGCGTCATACTCTCGGCTGGCGCGTTCAATTCGCCTCAGATCCTGATGCTGTCCGGCATCGGGCCTGCCGAGCATCTCAAGCAACACGGCATCGATGTAGTGCTGGATCGCGCAGCTGTAGGCTCGAACCTGCAAGATCACATCGATTATGTATCGGGCTGGCAGACGACGTCTGATGTGCCAATCGGCGGAACGCTTAAGGGCACTCTCAAGATGGCCGGGGCAATCTTTGAACACAGGCGCAAACGCACCGGCGCGATGACCACCTGTTACGCTGAAGCAGGCGGCTTCTGGACCGTGATGCCGGCAAGCCCCGCCCCCGACGTGCAGTGGCATTTTGTACCCGCCGTGCTTGAAGACCACGGGCGCGAGAATGTGAAAGGCTATGGCTTTTCGCTCCACGCCTGCGTCCTTCGCCCCGAAAGTCGCGGTACAGTGCGGCTCGGATCGCGCGATATCGCGGCCGCACCTGTGATTGATCCCAACTTCCTTGATGATGATCGCGATATCGCCGTTCTGCGCGAAGGCGTGCGCCTGTCACACCGGATTGCCGACGCGCCTGCGCTGCAGGCGTTTGGGCCAACTGATCGTCACCCGGTCGATCTGAATGACGATGCCGCGCTCGACGAACTGATCCGCAATCGCGCCGATACCGTCTATCACCCTGTTGGCACCTGCCGGATGGGAGCGGATGATGAAGCGGTGGTCGATCCCACGCTAAAGGTGCGCGGGCTGGACGGCCTGTGGATCGCCGATGCCAGTATCATGCCGCGCCTGGTAAGTGGCAATACCAACGCTCCCAGCATCATGATCGGAGAGCGCTGCGCCGATTTCGTGAAAGCTGCCGAGACGGTTCCCGCCTGA